From Paraburkholderia flava, a single genomic window includes:
- a CDS encoding Na+/H+ antiporter, protein MEIVFTVLILLLAVAASGIVVRLLPFSLPLPLVQIAIGAMLAWPRLGLHVTFDPEIFMLLFIPPLLFADGWRIPKREFFMQRRAILMLALGLVFMTVLAVGYFVHALVPTISLPVAFALAAVLSPTDAVALSGIAGKTRIPAQLMHILEGEALMNDASGLVALKFAIAAALTGVFSLRDASISFVVIAVGGLAIGGAVAWIFSFASERFLHLTREGDPAPGVVMTLLIPFAAYLFAEHLGCSGILAAVAAGMTMNYTRIVVSSPVATRMRLASTWVMVGFVFNGIVFLLLGLQFPHVLGRALLDAHQTSNAQVWRLLGYVAAVALALYAIRFVWVWLLRWFASRGAAKRGVESAVPGLRTVAVTTVAGVRGAVTMAGVLSLPVMLRDGTLLPGRDVAIFIASGVILLSLLVAVFALPILLRGWRRGRDPHAVEEQFARVHAAQAAIRAVDDLHETETADLDEAAAAYATDVTARVMDLYRRRLATLTNERETAEEARAAEALEFRMKLAAMRAERKALLGLRNTLQINDETLGKLMREVDLSESALTSRNRAKT, encoded by the coding sequence ATGGAAATCGTCTTTACCGTTCTGATCCTGCTGCTCGCCGTCGCCGCATCCGGCATCGTCGTCCGTCTGCTGCCGTTCTCGCTCCCGCTGCCGCTCGTGCAGATCGCGATCGGCGCGATGCTCGCGTGGCCGAGGCTCGGCCTGCATGTGACCTTCGATCCCGAGATCTTCATGCTGCTGTTCATCCCGCCGCTGCTGTTCGCGGACGGCTGGCGGATTCCGAAGCGCGAGTTCTTCATGCAGCGCCGAGCGATCCTGATGCTCGCGCTCGGGCTCGTGTTCATGACGGTGCTTGCAGTCGGCTATTTCGTGCACGCGCTGGTGCCCACGATCTCGCTGCCGGTCGCGTTCGCACTGGCCGCCGTGCTGTCGCCGACCGACGCGGTCGCGTTGAGCGGCATCGCCGGCAAGACCCGCATTCCGGCGCAGCTGATGCACATCCTCGAAGGCGAGGCGCTGATGAACGACGCGTCGGGTCTCGTCGCGCTGAAGTTCGCGATCGCCGCCGCGCTCACCGGTGTGTTCTCGCTGCGCGACGCATCGATCAGCTTCGTCGTGATCGCGGTCGGTGGACTCGCGATCGGCGGCGCGGTCGCGTGGATTTTCAGCTTCGCGTCGGAGCGCTTCCTGCACCTCACACGCGAAGGCGACCCGGCACCCGGCGTCGTGATGACGCTGCTGATCCCGTTCGCCGCCTATCTGTTCGCGGAACACCTCGGGTGCTCGGGGATTCTCGCCGCGGTCGCGGCCGGCATGACGATGAACTACACGCGCATCGTCGTGTCGAGTCCGGTCGCGACGAGGATGCGGCTGGCCAGCACGTGGGTGATGGTCGGCTTCGTGTTCAACGGAATCGTGTTCCTTCTGCTCGGTCTGCAGTTTCCGCATGTGCTCGGCCGCGCGTTGCTCGACGCGCACCAGACGAGCAATGCACAGGTGTGGCGTCTGCTCGGCTACGTCGCGGCGGTCGCGCTCGCGCTGTACGCGATCCGTTTCGTGTGGGTGTGGCTGCTGCGCTGGTTCGCGAGCCGGGGCGCCGCGAAGCGTGGCGTCGAAAGTGCGGTGCCGGGGCTGCGCACGGTCGCCGTGACGACCGTGGCCGGCGTGCGTGGCGCGGTGACGATGGCGGGTGTGTTGTCGCTGCCCGTCATGCTCAGAGACGGCACGCTGTTGCCGGGCCGCGACGTCGCGATTTTCATCGCGTCGGGTGTGATTCTGCTGTCGCTGCTGGTCGCGGTGTTCGCTTTACCGATACTGCTGCGCGGCTGGCGTCGTGGCCGCGATCCGCATGCGGTCGAAGAACAGTTCGCGCGCGTGCATGCGGCCCAGGCCGCGATCCGCGCCGTGGACGATCTGCACGAAACCGAAACCGCCGATCTCGACGAAGCGGCCGCCGCCTACGCAACCGACGTGACCGCGCGCGTGATGGACCTGTACCGTCGACGGCTCGCCACGCTCACCAACGAGCGCGAAACCGCCGAAGAAGCGCGCGCCGCCGAGGCGCTCGAATTCCGCATGAAGCTCGCCGCGATGCGCGCCGAACGCAAGGCGCTACTCGGTCTGCGCAACACGCTGCAGATCAACGACGAAACGCTCGGCAAGCTGATGCGCGAAGTGGATCTGTCCGAGAGCGCGCTGACGAGTCGCAACCGCGCAAAGACTTAA